A region of Chloroflexota bacterium DNA encodes the following proteins:
- a CDS encoding ABC transporter ATP-binding protein, with translation MTKKQHPLTRLWAYAREQRRGIIIASLYSILNKIFDLAPPMLIGAAVDVVVQQQDSLIARIGIKDTGHQLLALAGLTVFIWVFESSFQYLYQVAWRNLAQTLQHELRIDAYDHVQHLELAYFEDRSTGGLMAILNDDINQLERFFNGGVNDIWQVITTVLVIGGIFFYTAPSVAWMAMLPMPIIVWGSIRFQRTLAPKYAKVRERVGILNAQLSNNLSGIATIKSYTAETHELASLTVESNHYRQANRDAITLSSAFVPLIRMVIMSGFIAILIFGGQLALSGQLAVATYSILIFITQRLLWPLTRLGDTLDLYQRAMASTDRVLDLLDTQQTIPSGDTNLEVDTVEGAIQLKDVSFEYQSAKDQAVIRGLSLNIEAGQSVGIVGSTGAGKSTLVKLLLRFYDVQSGAIELDGHDLRALEKQSLRRAIGFVSQDVFLFHGTVRENIAYGTFDATDEQIIEAAQIAEAHDFIMQLPQGYETIVGERGQKLSGGQRQRISIARAVLKDPPVLILDEATSSVDNETEALIQRSLEHIAVGRTTIIIAHRLSTVRNTDQIFVLERGQLVEQGTHDELVASPGIYAGLWGVQTGKKVEK, from the coding sequence ATGACAAAAAAACAACACCCCCTCACCCGTTTGTGGGCCTACGCCCGCGAGCAGCGGCGCGGCATTATCATCGCCTCGCTATACTCCATACTCAATAAAATCTTTGATCTGGCCCCGCCGATGTTAATTGGCGCAGCGGTAGATGTGGTCGTGCAGCAGCAAGATTCGCTGATTGCCCGTATTGGCATTAAAGATACCGGCCATCAATTGCTGGCGCTGGCCGGGTTGACGGTTTTTATCTGGGTTTTCGAGTCGTCGTTTCAGTATTTATATCAAGTCGCCTGGCGCAATCTGGCCCAAACTTTGCAGCACGAATTGCGCATTGACGCTTACGACCATGTGCAGCATCTCGAGCTGGCCTATTTTGAAGACCGCAGCACCGGCGGCCTGATGGCGATTCTCAACGACGACATCAACCAGCTTGAGCGTTTCTTCAACGGCGGGGTCAACGACATCTGGCAGGTTATCACAACCGTATTGGTGATCGGCGGCATTTTCTTTTACACCGCGCCCAGCGTAGCCTGGATGGCGATGCTGCCAATGCCCATCATCGTTTGGGGTTCGATTCGCTTTCAGCGTACATTGGCCCCCAAATATGCAAAAGTGCGTGAGCGCGTTGGCATCCTCAATGCACAACTTTCCAATAACCTGAGCGGCATCGCCACCATTAAAAGCTACACCGCCGAAACACACGAACTTGCCAGCCTGACCGTTGAAAGTAACCATTATCGTCAGGCCAACCGCGATGCCATCACCCTCAGTTCAGCCTTTGTGCCCCTGATCCGCATGGTCATTATGAGCGGCTTCATTGCCATTCTCATCTTCGGCGGGCAGTTGGCGCTCAGTGGTCAATTGGCCGTAGCCACTTACAGCATATTGATCTTCATCACCCAGCGTTTACTCTGGCCGCTCACTCGCCTGGGAGATACGCTGGATTTATACCAGCGGGCGATGGCTTCCACTGATCGGGTGCTGGATTTGTTGGACACACAGCAAACCATCCCCAGTGGTGATACTAATTTAGAAGTAGATACCGTAGAAGGGGCGATTCAGCTCAAAGATGTGAGCTTTGAATATCAATCGGCCAAAGATCAAGCCGTTATTCGAGGGTTGTCGCTGAATATTGAGGCAGGGCAAAGTGTGGGGATTGTCGGCTCGACGGGCGCGGGTAAAAGTACGCTGGTAAAACTGCTGTTGCGCTTCTATGATGTGCAATCAGGCGCCATAGAGCTAGACGGGCACGACTTGCGCGCCCTGGAAAAACAATCGCTGCGCCGGGCCATCGGATTTGTCAGCCAGGATGTTTTTCTATTCCACGGCACGGTGCGCGAGAATATTGCCTACGGCACATTTGATGCCACCGATGAGCAAATTATTGAAGCGGCCCAAATTGCCGAAGCGCACGATTTTATTATGCAACTCCCCCAGGGGTATGAGACCATCGTCGGCGAACGCGGACAAAAGCTCTCTGGCGGGCAACGCCAGCGTATATCGATCGCCCGCGCGGTACTCAAAGACCCGCCTGTGTTGATTCTGGATGAGGCGACTTCTTCCGTGGATAATGAGACTGAAGCCCTGATTCAACGTTCGCTGGAACATATTGCCGTGGGGCGTACAACTATCATCATTGCCCATCGACTCTCCACGGTGCGCAATACAGACCAAATTTTCGTATTGGAGCGCGGCCAGCTTGTTGAACAAGGCACGCATGACGAACTGGTTGCCAGCCCAGGAATATACGCCGGTCTATGGGGTGTGCAAACAGGTAAAAAGGTCGAAAAATAA
- a CDS encoding NAD(P)/FAD-dependent oxidoreductase: MNIAIIGAGIAGMSAAYDLVRAGHSVTIYEASEKVGGLASGFKEPHWDWSVEKFYHHWFASDEYMLGLIEELGLSDKVIFPRPYTVLLHNEKWYPFDSILQALLFPGLGWGLDKLRFGLVGVYLRLTKNWRALEKITAHAWIQKWAGKRVYEKMWEPLLIGKFGPHYKDVPMSWFWARLHARTTRLGTYQGGFQAFCDDFAEILRGLGVEICVNTAVSQIRQSDETGLICQTDLQPVTSNLQPTYDKVLSTTSPALMAKLVPALPDDYLRGLLNLKSMGAVVITLSLKHQLSEEGYYWFSLPKDAGYPFLALVEHTNYVSAEHFGGEHIVYCGDYLETDHPYFELSQDQLLEQYLPALRQFNPRFESDWLIKSWLHKTRYAQPIPEVNHSRNIPAIETPISGLYFASMSQVYPWDRGTNFAVEIGRRAAQLMI, translated from the coding sequence ATGAACATCGCTATTATTGGCGCGGGGATCGCGGGCATGTCTGCCGCGTATGATCTTGTGCGCGCCGGTCACAGTGTTACGATCTATGAAGCCAGCGAAAAGGTGGGTGGCCTGGCCTCGGGTTTCAAAGAACCCCATTGGGATTGGTCGGTAGAGAAGTTTTACCATCATTGGTTCGCCTCCGACGAGTACATGCTCGGCCTGATCGAAGAACTCGGCCTGAGTGATAAAGTTATATTCCCGCGCCCCTATACCGTTCTGCTTCATAATGAAAAATGGTATCCTTTCGATTCGATTCTTCAGGCGCTGCTTTTCCCCGGCCTGGGCTGGGGGCTGGATAAGCTCCGCTTCGGGCTGGTAGGCGTTTACCTGCGCCTGACGAAGAATTGGCGCGCCCTCGAGAAGATTACCGCTCACGCCTGGATTCAAAAATGGGCGGGGAAGCGCGTTTATGAAAAAATGTGGGAGCCGTTGCTGATTGGCAAGTTTGGCCCGCATTATAAAGATGTACCTATGTCGTGGTTCTGGGCGCGTTTGCACGCCCGCACCACGCGGCTGGGTACGTATCAGGGGGGCTTTCAGGCTTTTTGTGATGATTTCGCCGAAATTTTGCGCGGCCTGGGGGTGGAAATATGCGTTAATACGGCGGTGAGTCAAATTCGTCAAAGTGATGAAACTGGCCTGATCTGCCAGACCGACCTTCAACCTGTAACATCCAACCTTCAACCCACTTACGACAAGGTACTTTCCACAACATCCCCGGCGTTGATGGCAAAATTGGTTCCAGCCCTCCCTGACGATTATTTGCGCGGGCTGTTGAATCTAAAATCGATGGGAGCAGTTGTCATCACACTATCGCTCAAACATCAACTCTCCGAAGAAGGCTACTACTGGTTTAGCCTTCCCAAAGATGCCGGGTACCCCTTTTTGGCATTGGTAGAGCATACTAATTATGTCTCGGCGGAGCATTTTGGGGGAGAACATATCGTTTATTGTGGCGACTATCTCGAAACCGATCATCCCTATTTCGAACTTAGCCAGGATCAACTTCTGGAACAGTATCTGCCTGCCTTGCGGCAGTTCAACCCCCGGTTCGAGTCCGATTGGCTCATCAAGAGTTGGCTCCACAAAACCAGATACGCGCAGCCGATCCCTGAGGTCAACCATTCCCGTAATATTCCCGCCATTGAAACGCCAATTTCCGGATTGTACTTTGCCAGCATGAGCCAGGTTTATCCCTGGGATCGCGGCACCAACTTCGCTGTGGAGATTGGCCGCCGGGCGGCGCAGTTGATGATATGA
- a CDS encoding methyltransferase domain-containing protein translates to MTQPPICNYEGSDYQTTFWEEGGRAYEDQVEAVALRRLLPSEGKLMLELGAGAGRNTQRYRNFERVVLLDYSFTQMQQAQARLGKSDRYTYIAGDVYRLPFVDRLFDAATMIRVLHHLAEAPQALDEIRRVLQPGAIFILEFASKLNLKAILRYILRLQSWNPFTPESVEFVPLNFDFHPRTVRQWLHAADFQLERQLTLSHFRIGILKKLIPTKILVALDAMAQLTGDWWQLTPSVFTRSRAGDSSKGAAPEGFFRCPACGQTSLTESPDALHCTNCVRTWPIVDGIYDFRET, encoded by the coding sequence ATGACCCAACCTCCCATTTGCAATTACGAAGGCTCCGATTACCAGACCACGTTCTGGGAAGAGGGCGGGCGCGCCTACGAAGATCAGGTAGAAGCTGTAGCCCTACGCCGCCTACTCCCCTCGGAAGGCAAACTCATGCTCGAACTGGGCGCAGGCGCCGGACGCAACACGCAGCGCTATCGTAATTTTGAGCGCGTCGTTCTGCTCGACTACTCCTTTACCCAAATGCAGCAGGCTCAGGCTCGCCTCGGTAAGAGCGACCGCTACACCTATATCGCCGGGGATGTCTATCGCCTGCCCTTCGTGGATCGTCTGTTTGATGCCGCCACTATGATTCGCGTGCTGCATCATCTCGCTGAGGCTCCGCAGGCGTTGGACGAAATCCGCCGCGTGCTGCAACCCGGTGCCATCTTTATCCTGGAATTCGCCAGCAAACTCAATCTCAAGGCCATTCTGCGCTACATTTTGCGCCTACAAAGTTGGAATCCCTTCACGCCAGAGTCGGTTGAATTTGTGCCACTCAACTTCGATTTTCACCCTCGCACCGTGCGCCAATGGCTCCACGCGGCCGATTTTCAGCTTGAGCGGCAATTAACGCTTTCCCATTTTCGGATTGGCATCCTTAAAAAATTGATTCCGACGAAAATTTTAGTTGCACTCGATGCAATGGCACAACTGACAGGCGATTGGTGGCAACTGACCCCCAGCGTATTTACCCGTTCCCGGGCGGGTGATAGTTCTAAAGGGGCCGCACCCGAGGGCTTCTTCCGTTGCCCGGCGTGTGGACAAACTTCCCTGACAGAATCCCCCGACGCGCTCCACTGCACAAACTGTGTGCGCACCTGGCCCATCGTGGACGGCATCTACGACTTTCGGGAAACCTAG
- a CDS encoding UDP-glucose/GDP-mannose dehydrogenase family protein, whose product MKQICVVGVGYVGLITAAGFADLGNRVIALDISEEKIEGLKNGEMPIYEPGLEELVERNVKSGRLTFTTSYKEGLDGDTEFVFIAVGTPSGVDGEADLQYVEAAASDVARHMSSELVIINKSTVPVGTGDWVAGIVKRNQPEATPFSVVSCPEFLREGSAIFDFMNPHRTVLGSLDRDAADKVAQLHLPLRAPIVITDLRTAEMIKYASNAFLATKISFINEIANICEALGADVTEVATGMGYDERIGHHFLNAGLGYGGSCFPKDVLALAHMAEEKGKHPQLLHAVMDINADRRPMAVERVIQMLGGDVKGKIIGMLGLAFKPNTDDMRDAPSIDIATQLIAAGATVRGYDPVSMEVAAPLLPDVEMYNDPYSMAAGCDALMVNTEWNEFKQLNRRQLRESMKQPVIFDGRNIYDPDEMKALNFIYRGLGRGYNGTNTPEA is encoded by the coding sequence ATGAAACAAATCTGTGTTGTCGGTGTCGGCTATGTAGGGTTAATTACAGCCGCCGGTTTTGCCGATCTTGGCAATCGCGTTATCGCACTGGATATTAGCGAAGAAAAAATTGAAGGCCTGAAAAATGGTGAAATGCCCATTTACGAACCAGGCCTTGAAGAACTTGTCGAACGTAATGTTAAATCAGGCCGACTGACATTCACTACGTCCTATAAAGAAGGGCTAGATGGAGACACCGAGTTTGTCTTCATTGCTGTCGGAACTCCCTCAGGGGTCGATGGTGAAGCCGATCTGCAATATGTTGAGGCGGCCGCCAGTGATGTTGCCAGGCATATGAGCAGCGAGTTGGTGATTATCAATAAGTCTACTGTGCCAGTTGGCACCGGCGATTGGGTGGCCGGAATTGTCAAACGGAATCAACCTGAAGCCACTCCCTTTTCGGTGGTATCCTGCCCCGAATTTTTGCGCGAGGGCTCAGCTATTTTCGATTTCATGAACCCGCACCGCACGGTACTTGGCTCGCTCGACCGCGATGCCGCCGATAAAGTGGCTCAACTGCACCTGCCGCTGCGCGCGCCCATCGTGATTACCGATCTGCGCACCGCCGAGATGATTAAGTACGCCTCCAATGCCTTTCTGGCAACCAAGATTTCTTTCATCAACGAAATCGCCAATATTTGCGAAGCCCTGGGCGCCGATGTGACTGAAGTCGCTACCGGCATGGGCTACGACGAGCGCATTGGACATCACTTCCTGAACGCGGGTCTGGGGTATGGCGGTTCCTGCTTCCCCAAAGATGTACTTGCCCTGGCGCACATGGCCGAAGAAAAAGGCAAACATCCGCAGTTATTACATGCTGTCATGGACATCAACGCCGACCGCAGACCAATGGCGGTTGAACGCGTGATCCAAATGCTTGGCGGCGATGTCAAGGGCAAGATCATTGGCATGTTGGGGCTGGCCTTTAAGCCCAACACCGATGATATGCGCGATGCTCCCTCGATTGACATTGCCACGCAACTCATTGCCGCAGGCGCAACCGTGCGCGGCTATGATCCCGTTTCGATGGAAGTTGCCGCCCCACTCTTGCCGGATGTCGAAATGTACAACGATCCTTACTCGATGGCGGCAGGTTGCGACGCACTGATGGTCAACACTGAGTGGAACGAGTTCAAACAACTCAACCGCCGGCAACTGCGCGAAAGCATGAAGCAGCCAGTCATTTTCGATGGCCGTAACATCTACGACCCCGATGAGATGAAAGCACTCAACTTTATCTATCGCGGCTTGGGGCGCGGCTACAACGGCACAAATACGCCGGAAGCCTAG
- a CDS encoding Rrf2 family transcriptional regulator codes for MQITRQADYAVRAVYYLTTLGPGKRAATSKIAEKQHIPASFLAKIVSQLSVAGLLHTSRGARGGVSLARDPQEISLLDVVEAIDGPILLNECVGDDGVCTFNDICPMRPVWCEAQKNLIDRLSSTHFSTFSPKEEAPEA; via the coding sequence ATGCAAATCACTCGCCAGGCAGACTACGCGGTACGAGCCGTTTATTATCTCACGACCTTGGGACCAGGCAAACGGGCGGCAACTAGCAAAATTGCCGAAAAACAACATATTCCGGCCTCATTTTTAGCAAAAATTGTATCCCAATTATCCGTAGCCGGGTTATTGCACACCTCGCGCGGCGCCCGTGGCGGCGTTTCGTTGGCACGCGATCCCCAAGAAATCAGTTTATTGGATGTTGTCGAAGCGATTGACGGCCCAATTTTGCTGAATGAATGTGTTGGCGATGATGGGGTTTGCACGTTTAATGATATTTGTCCCATGCGCCCGGTCTGGTGTGAAGCGCAAAAGAACCTGATTGATCGCCTCAGCTCGACGCATTTCTCTACATTTTCGCCGAAAGAAGAAGCACCGGAAGCATAA
- the hutU gene encoding urocanate hydratase, giving the protein MSQARVVHPPRGTQLTCKNWLIEAAYRMIQHNLDPEVAEIPEKLIVYGGRGQAARNWESFDAILESLKNLEEDETLLVQSGKPVAVFKSHTDAPRVLIANSNLVPAWANWEHFDELAAKGLMMYGQMTAGSWIYIGTQGILQGTYETFGALARQRGWESLKGKFVLTAGLGGMGGAQPLSVTMNEGVCLCVEVDPARAHRRQEIGYVDVVVDTLEEAMTLVEEAVANEEPKSIGLVGNAADIFPELVTRGIIPDVVTDQTSAHEALMYVPSSLSVTAADEMRASDPQGYKAMARESMAKHVEAMLAFQKAGSEVFDYGNNLRQQAFDYGVSNAFDFPGFVPAYIRPLFCEGKGPFRWVALSGDVEDIYRTDEAILELFPDDEHLHRWIKMAQEKVPVQGLPSRICWLGYGEREKAGQKFNELVEKGIVSAPIAIGRDHLDSGSVASPNRETEAMLDGSDAVSDWPILNALINAVGGATWVSFHHGGGVGMGYSQHAGQVIVADGTPEAAVRLARVLTSDPGMGVVRHADAGYEIAIDAAKRHGIKMPMLK; this is encoded by the coding sequence ATGTCCCAAGCGCGCGTTGTTCATCCGCCACGCGGCACCCAACTGACCTGTAAGAACTGGCTCATTGAAGCGGCCTACCGCATGATCCAGCATAATCTCGACCCCGAGGTAGCTGAAATTCCCGAAAAGCTGATCGTCTACGGTGGGCGCGGCCAGGCGGCCCGCAACTGGGAGTCGTTCGATGCTATCCTTGAATCGCTCAAAAATCTTGAAGAAGATGAAACCCTGCTGGTCCAGTCGGGCAAGCCGGTGGCTGTATTCAAATCGCACACCGATGCGCCGCGCGTCCTCATTGCCAACTCCAACCTGGTCCCGGCCTGGGCCAATTGGGAACATTTCGACGAACTCGCCGCCAAAGGGCTGATGATGTACGGGCAAATGACCGCCGGTTCGTGGATTTATATTGGCACACAGGGCATTCTGCAGGGAACCTATGAAACCTTTGGCGCGTTGGCGCGTCAGCGGGGCTGGGAATCGTTGAAAGGCAAGTTCGTACTCACGGCGGGTTTGGGCGGAATGGGCGGCGCGCAACCCCTGTCCGTGACCATGAACGAGGGGGTATGCCTGTGTGTGGAAGTAGACCCCGCCCGCGCCCATCGCCGCCAGGAGATCGGCTACGTGGACGTGGTGGTGGATACCCTTGAAGAAGCCATGACCCTCGTCGAGGAGGCGGTTGCCAACGAAGAGCCAAAATCCATCGGCCTGGTCGGCAACGCCGCCGATATTTTCCCCGAACTCGTCACCCGCGGCATCATCCCCGATGTGGTCACCGACCAGACCTCAGCCCATGAAGCCCTGATGTATGTACCCTCCAGTCTGAGTGTGACTGCCGCCGACGAGATGCGCGCCTCAGACCCCCAAGGCTATAAAGCGATGGCGCGTGAATCGATGGCAAAGCACGTTGAAGCCATGCTGGCCTTCCAAAAAGCAGGCAGCGAAGTGTTTGATTATGGCAATAATTTGCGCCAACAGGCTTTTGATTATGGCGTTTCCAACGCCTTCGATTTCCCCGGGTTCGTTCCTGCCTATATTCGTCCGTTATTCTGCGAGGGCAAAGGGCCATTCCGCTGGGTAGCGCTTTCGGGCGATGTGGAAGATATTTACCGCACCGATGAAGCAATCCTCGAACTTTTCCCCGACGACGAGCATCTGCACCGCTGGATCAAAATGGCACAAGAGAAAGTGCCCGTACAGGGCTTGCCCTCGCGCATCTGCTGGCTGGGCTATGGCGAGCGCGAAAAAGCGGGGCAAAAATTCAATGAACTGGTCGAGAAAGGCATTGTCAGCGCGCCCATCGCCATTGGCCGCGACCATCTTGATTCCGGTTCGGTGGCCTCCCCAAACCGTGAAACCGAGGCTATGCTCGATGGTTCCGATGCGGTTTCCGACTGGCCGATTCTAAACGCCCTGATTAACGCCGTGGGCGGCGCAACGTGGGTTTCTTTCCATCATGGGGGCGGCGTAGGGATGGGCTACTCGCAGCACGCCGGGCAGGTGATTGTAGCCGATGGCACGCCCGAAGCCGCGGTGCGCCTCGCGCGGGTGCTGACCAGTGATCCCGGTATGGGCGTAGTGCGCCACGCCGACGCGGGCTATGAAATTGCGATAGATGCCGCCAAACGACATGGCATCAAAATGCCAATGTTGAAATAG
- a CDS encoding 3'(2'),5'-bisphosphate nucleotidase, producing the protein MLNTNTPEIKFALHAVRQASELVQQVQAEMISPALTKDDRSPVTVADFAAQALVGYLLDQHFPNDPMVGEEDSAVLQTPEEKDTLARITDFVSRFTEGATPETVCNWIDRGSAESAPRFWTLDPIDGTKGFLRGDQYAVALALVENGKVQIGALGCPQLPFPAGSTLAGVLREGAGGEGGSIYIAARGQGAWAAFLNGSNTDFTQIHVSTQADPTQARLMRSFESGHTNVTKMDVFAEALGVQAQAVRMDSQAKYAVLASGGGEIYLRMLSKSRPDYREKIWDQAAGSIITEEAGGRVTDLHGQELNFGLGRTLANTRGICATNGILHEQALAALKEIAA; encoded by the coding sequence ATGCTCAACACAAACACCCCCGAAATAAAATTTGCCCTTCACGCTGTGCGGCAGGCTTCTGAACTCGTACAACAAGTTCAGGCCGAGATGATCTCGCCTGCCCTCACAAAAGACGACCGCTCTCCCGTCACCGTGGCCGATTTCGCCGCACAGGCGCTAGTAGGCTACCTGCTCGACCAGCACTTCCCCAACGACCCAATGGTCGGTGAAGAAGATTCGGCTGTCCTGCAAACCCCCGAAGAAAAAGATACTTTGGCGCGCATCACCGATTTCGTCAGCCGCTTCACTGAGGGGGCTACCCCCGAAACAGTCTGCAACTGGATTGACCGCGGCTCTGCCGAATCGGCGCCGCGTTTCTGGACACTCGATCCCATTGACGGCACCAAAGGCTTCCTGCGCGGCGATCAATATGCTGTGGCGTTAGCGTTAGTCGAAAACGGCAAAGTTCAAATCGGCGCATTAGGCTGCCCTCAACTTCCATTTCCCGCGGGGAGCACCCTGGCGGGTGTGCTTCGCGAAGGGGCCGGGGGTGAGGGCGGCAGCATCTACATTGCCGCCCGCGGTCAGGGAGCCTGGGCCGCGTTCCTCAACGGCAGCAACACCGACTTCACCCAAATTCACGTTTCTACACAGGCCGATCCCACACAAGCGCGACTGATGCGCTCATTTGAGTCCGGACATACCAACGTCACGAAAATGGATGTTTTTGCCGAAGCACTCGGCGTGCAGGCCCAGGCCGTGCGCATGGACAGTCAGGCCAAATACGCCGTACTGGCCTCCGGCGGCGGCGAAATCTACCTGCGGATGCTTTCTAAAAGCCGCCCCGACTACCGCGAAAAAATCTGGGATCAAGCCGCTGGCTCGATCATCACCGAAGAAGCCGGAGGCCGCGTCACCGATCTGCACGGGCAAGAACTCAATTTCGGCCTCGGCCGTACCCTCGCCAACACGCGCGGCATCTGCGCTACCAATGGCATTTTACATGAGCAAGCTCTAGCCGCGCTCAAAGAAATTGCCGCATGA
- a CDS encoding GxxExxY protein: MKENEISRVIVESAIEVHRTLGGPGLLESVYEEAMIWELQQRDISVEQQKIIPIVYKGEQLGNPLRLDLLVGGLVIVEIKSTSQYNKIFEAQLLTYLRLTNVKLGMVINFGERLVKNGIHRVVNNL; encoded by the coding sequence ATGAAGGAAAATGAGATTAGCCGTGTGATTGTTGAATCAGCGATTGAAGTTCATCGTACACTTGGTGGACCAGGATTGCTGGAAAGTGTCTACGAAGAAGCGATGATTTGGGAACTTCAGCAACGCGACATCTCAGTTGAACAACAAAAAATCATTCCCATAGTCTATAAAGGGGAACAATTAGGAAACCCGCTTCGTCTCGATTTACTGGTTGGTGGATTAGTAATTGTCGAGATAAAATCAACATCTCAATACAACAAGATATTTGAAGCTCAATTACTCACTTACCTGCGATTGACAAATGTCAAACTGGGTATGGTCATCAACTTCGGTGAAAGACTCGTAAAAAATGGTATTCACCGTGTCGTCAACAATCTATAA
- the rimO gene encoding 30S ribosomal protein S12 methylthiotransferase RimO, protein MPLTQKNFHLISLGCAKNTVDSDSMAQLLMQDHFAPTDEPAEAEVLIVNTCGFIGPAKDESLQTLQNLAAEKKPGQVLIAAGCLTQRYGQHVIEQVPGIDGILGTRRWMDILDVVSQLRDGKHPGPLYHLPDVADVGRDDAGTQRVNVQGGSAYLKVADGCRRPCAFCAIPLIKGIAVSRPMEAILTDARALQEMGVYEINLIAQDTTDYGHDLGMRNGLATLLDELSAAVPDVPWLRVLYAYPGYVTDELIEVMAENPQVLPYLDMPLQHAHPDTLRRMRRPANMNWVYRTLEKMRAAMPDLALRTTFIVGYPGETDAEFKTLLDFIDEIQFDRVGAFQFSFEPGTTSEPLGDPVPEDVKQARWEQLMERQQAISLARNQRLVGASLDVLIEGQGDGISLGRSYRDAPEIDGMVIVEDDLPIGAMTPVRITGAMPYDLTGVLDTAQEI, encoded by the coding sequence ATGCCCCTTACTCAAAAAAACTTCCACCTGATCTCCCTTGGCTGCGCCAAAAACACAGTCGATTCCGACTCGATGGCGCAGTTGCTGATGCAAGACCACTTTGCACCCACCGATGAACCTGCCGAGGCCGAAGTACTCATCGTCAACACCTGTGGATTCATTGGTCCGGCCAAAGACGAATCGTTGCAAACTTTGCAAAACTTGGCCGCCGAAAAGAAACCCGGTCAGGTGTTGATTGCCGCCGGATGCTTGACGCAACGCTACGGCCAGCATGTTATTGAACAAGTCCCTGGCATTGATGGCATTCTTGGCACGCGCCGCTGGATGGATATTCTCGATGTCGTTAGCCAATTGCGCGATGGCAAACACCCTGGCCCGCTCTACCATCTGCCCGATGTCGCCGACGTAGGCCGCGACGATGCCGGGACGCAGCGCGTCAACGTGCAAGGAGGCAGCGCCTACCTGAAAGTTGCCGATGGCTGCCGCCGCCCATGCGCTTTTTGCGCCATCCCGCTCATCAAGGGTATTGCCGTCAGCCGTCCTATGGAGGCGATTCTGACCGACGCGCGCGCGCTGCAAGAGATGGGCGTGTACGAGATCAACCTGATCGCCCAGGACACCACCGATTACGGCCACGATCTCGGCATGCGCAACGGTCTGGCAACCCTGCTCGACGAGTTGAGCGCCGCCGTCCCTGATGTACCCTGGCTGCGGGTGCTCTACGCCTATCCTGGCTATGTCACTGATGAACTCATCGAAGTTATGGCTGAAAATCCACAAGTGCTGCCCTATCTGGATATGCCTCTGCAGCACGCCCACCCTGATACCCTGCGCCGGATGCGCCGCCCCGCCAATATGAACTGGGTCTACCGTACCCTGGAGAAAATGCGCGCTGCTATGCCCGATCTGGCTCTGCGCACGACCTTCATTGTAGGCTATCCCGGCGAAACCGATGCCGAATTTAAAACCTTGCTGGATTTCATTGACGAGATTCAATTTGACCGCGTTGGCGCGTTCCAGTTCTCCTTTGAACCGGGCACAACCAGCGAGCCTTTGGGTGATCCTGTTCCCGAAGATGTGAAACAAGCCCGTTGGGAGCAGCTCATGGAGCGGCAGCAAGCCATTTCACTGGCCCGCAACCAGCGCCTTGTCGGTGCCAGCCTGGATGTGCTCATCGAAGGCCAGGGCGATGGCATCTCATTGGGACGCAGCTATCGCGACGCTCCCGAAATTGACGGCATGGTCATCGTCGAAGACGATCTCCCCATCGGAGCGATGACCCCCGTCCGCATCACAGGCGCAATGCCGTATGATCTTACAGGCGTGTTAGATACAGCACAAGAGATTTAA